One genomic window of Cannabis sativa cultivar Pink pepper isolate KNU-18-1 chromosome 2, ASM2916894v1, whole genome shotgun sequence includes the following:
- the LOC115718692 gene encoding paired amphipathic helix protein Sin3-like 4 — MKRPREDDHHHHRDDNTKNDTLPPTNTMPTILITNSNNNNNNSSTHDQKRPNLRFKIKILSRTPSYRFLPKNSFDAITPTSLTDTEKLCSEVLNDRCALVTSGKSDEYYFKHAEKNKYEKLMFKCEDEMFEFDMLLESVKVTIKNVAQLMEKINNNIDIAEMICIEDYLTPQNLRCIKKLYSELGVDDIVDAMRKNPIRTSPFILRELEQEYEKLARRRCDKNKNWADVYKKNYRKSLGRPLNKNCQDIKNSS; from the coding sequence ATGAAGAGACCGAGAGAagatgatcatcatcatcatcgtgATGATAACACCAAAAATGATACTCTGCCTCCCACCAATACCATGCCCACAATTCTTATcactaatagtaataataataacaataatagttCAACTCATGATCAAAAACGTCCTAATCTTAGATTCAAAATAAAGATTCTTTCAAGGACACCGAGCTATCGTTTTCTACCAAAGAATTCCTTTGATGCAATCACGCCTACTTCTTTAACTGATACTGAAAAATTATGCTCTGAAGTATTAAATGACCGTTGTGCTTTAGTCACTTCTGGAAAAAGTGACGAGTACTATTTCAAGCATGCTGAGAAAAATAAATACGAAAAACTTATGTTTAAATGCGAAGATGAGATGTTTGAATTTGACATGTTGCTGGAGTCTGTGAAAGTAACAATCAAGAATGTGGCACAACTCATGGAGAAGATCAACAACAACATCGACATCGCAGAAATGATCTGTATTGAAGATTACTTGACACCTCAAAATCTTAGATGTATTAAAAAATTGTACAGCGAGCTAGGAGTTGATGATAttgtggatgcaatgaggaagaACCCTATTCGTACGTCGCCTTTTATATTAAGAGAATTGGAACAAGAATATGAAAAGTTGGCGAGACGCCGTTGTGATAAGAATAAAAATTGGGCAGATGTGTACAAAAAGAACTATCGCAAGTCACTTGGCAGACCACTCAACAAAAACTGTCAAGACATTAAAAActcatcttaa